Genomic DNA from Bacterioplanes sanyensis:
TTTGCTTTTGTTCAGCCAGCTGTTGCTGGGCTTGCCACACCCAACTGGCTTTGATCCATAAGCGTCCTACTTCGCGGCTTAGCCATAACCGCCGCAACTGGTGCTGCCACTGAGCTTGCTCGGACTGAAGCTGAAAAAACTGTTGCTGCAAGCTCAGGCTATCGCCGCGCGGCAACCATTGCTGCACACCGAGCATGACTTGTGTCATAGGCTCTTGATCTAACGCCCAATCATCCACCGGCACATTGGCCAGTTTGAGTGACAGCATGGGGTCATCCCAACTGTCAGCGCCGTGCGCCTGTTGCAACGCCGCATCGCTGAGCGCCTGCCAGCGCTGCGCTTGAAAATCTTGCTGCTGGGCACGGTTAAGTGCCTGCGCATAGCTCAAAGGAGCTGCATGAGCGCCTAAAGCGCTCAACAATAGCCAGGCAGTCGTTAGCCACCGGCTGATATCTTGAAGTGTCATCATTGGTCTCTGACCCGTTTGAATTCAAACTGAAATAAAACAAACAGGCAGGCGTATAAGCGCTATGACAACGGCCTGTACCGACAGGCACGAATCACAGCAAACAAAGCCTGCAGCAGGTCAGAGAATGGGAGGTCGGTAAAGGCTGGCTAAGGCGCCTTTGGGCATCGCTTGAGAATGGAACAAAGGAGACATGCGTTTGCCAGGCCAGTTTGAAGACAGCGGCATGGCGGTGGCCATCGCGCTGGAGCATAAGCCATTGCAATGGGGGCAGTCAGACTGGCAATCATGTTGCGTATCGCAGTGATCTGACTGCAACAGAGGCTCGTTGGTGAGAGGCGCTGGCATATGCTTCATGGCGTTACCCGCGTCGGCCATCTGGCTATGACACGGTGACATGCTTGAAGACTTGGCAGCAGACACGCTCATAGGTTTGCTACCAGTTAACGGTATAACAGGCATCGACCAAGCCGCCAGCGCCTGAGCGTTAAACGCCAGCGCCAGCAAGATCACCAGCAACAGCCGGGAGCCAGAATGTCTGCAGTGAGCGAAACGCACAGCCATGCCTCAGAGAATCGTCGTAGTAGGATACGTAAAGGGCAGCTTTAGTTCCAGCAAGCATCGTTGCTATTACAGCAATGCCAGCCAAGACAAAGCCGAATGCATTTTTGCCGCACCAAAGATGTAAGCAAACACCAGAACAGCCAGAGCATAAGCCACCATACGCTGGCGCTTAATGGCCACGGTGGCAATGCCAATATAGGCGATCAAAC
This window encodes:
- a CDS encoding CopL family metal-binding regulatory protein, producing MAVRFAHCRHSGSRLLLVILLALAFNAQALAAWSMPVIPLTGSKPMSVSAAKSSSMSPCHSQMADAGNAMKHMPAPLTNEPLLQSDHCDTQHDCQSDCPHCNGLCSSAMATAMPLSSNWPGKRMSPLFHSQAMPKGALASLYRPPIL